The Streptomyces camelliae genome window below encodes:
- a CDS encoding TMEM165/GDT1 family protein: MISITVTALVFGVIFLAELPDKTALAGLVLGTRYRASYVFAGVAAAFLLHVVLAVAAGSVLTLLPQRLVHAVTGVLFLGGAAMLLLKRGEDEEEIKKPADQSFWKVAGTGFMLILVAEFGDLTQIMTANLAARYNDPISVGLGAVLGLWAVAGLGIVGGKALMKRVPLRLITQIAALLMLGLGVWSLYEAVAG, encoded by the coding sequence ATCAGCATCACCGTGACGGCGCTCGTCTTCGGCGTCATCTTCCTCGCCGAACTGCCGGACAAGACCGCGCTCGCCGGTCTCGTCCTCGGCACCCGCTACCGGGCGAGCTACGTCTTCGCGGGCGTCGCCGCCGCCTTCCTGCTGCATGTCGTGCTGGCCGTCGCGGCCGGCAGCGTGCTGACCCTGCTGCCGCAGCGACTCGTGCACGCCGTCACCGGTGTCCTCTTCCTCGGTGGTGCGGCGATGCTGCTGCTGAAGCGGGGCGAGGACGAGGAGGAGATCAAGAAGCCGGCCGACCAGTCCTTCTGGAAGGTCGCGGGTACGGGCTTCATGCTCATCCTCGTCGCCGAGTTCGGCGACCTCACCCAGATCATGACCGCCAACCTCGCCGCCCGGTACAACGACCCGATCTCCGTCGGTCTCGGTGCGGTGCTCGGCCTGTGGGCCGTGGCCGGGCTCGGCATCGTCGGCGGAAAGGCCCTGATGAAGAGGGTGCCGCTACGGCTGATCACGCAGATCGCGGCGCTGCTGATGCTCGGGCTCGGGGTGTGGAGCCTGTACGAGGCTGTGGCGGGCTGA